From a single Streptomyces sp. NBC_00377 genomic region:
- a CDS encoding SCO0930 family lipoprotein, with translation MKTTWRSASLAASAVAVLALTTACGSESGTSASSQNVGATAPAGGIAGVGSGYGSVGSGASASATGGAGTGTGAQAQGAGGLEISANGQLGKILTDGAGKTLYRFDADTAEPPKSNCDGDCATAWPPVSADDVAAGDGIDKSLLGEVTRTDGTKQLTVGGWPAYYYAKDTKAGDTTGQGVGNKWFALAPDGKKAKSDSASEASLPGLSVRKDANLGDIVVDKNGMTVYRFLKDKAWPQPVSNCNGACLEKWPAVAPVEFGETKGIQEKGYMNFTRSDGTKQQTINCSPIYTFSGDKKPGDINGQGVGGTWYAVAPNGKLVGAPGQ, from the coding sequence ATGAAGACCACCTGGCGGAGCGCCTCACTCGCGGCAAGCGCTGTGGCCGTACTGGCGCTGACGACGGCGTGCGGTTCTGAGAGCGGCACGTCGGCGTCGAGCCAGAACGTCGGGGCCACGGCTCCGGCGGGTGGCATCGCGGGCGTCGGCAGCGGCTACGGCAGTGTCGGCTCCGGAGCGAGCGCCAGTGCCACCGGTGGCGCCGGTACGGGCACCGGTGCCCAGGCCCAGGGCGCCGGTGGGCTGGAGATCTCCGCGAACGGCCAACTCGGGAAGATCCTCACCGACGGTGCCGGCAAGACCCTCTACCGCTTCGACGCGGACACCGCGGAACCCCCGAAGTCGAACTGTGACGGCGACTGCGCGACCGCCTGGCCGCCGGTGTCCGCCGATGACGTCGCCGCCGGCGACGGTATCGACAAGTCGCTCCTGGGCGAGGTCACCCGGACCGACGGCACCAAGCAGCTCACCGTCGGCGGCTGGCCCGCCTACTACTACGCGAAGGACACCAAGGCCGGCGACACCACCGGCCAGGGCGTGGGCAACAAGTGGTTCGCGCTGGCCCCCGACGGCAAGAAGGCCAAGTCGGACTCCGCGTCCGAGGCCTCGCTGCCCGGTCTGTCGGTCCGCAAGGACGCCAATCTCGGTGACATCGTCGTCGACAAGAACGGCATGACGGTCTACCGCTTCCTGAAGGACAAGGCCTGGCCCCAGCCGGTCTCGAACTGCAACGGCGCCTGCCTGGAGAAGTGGCCGGCGGTCGCCCCCGTCGAGTTCGGCGAGACCAAGGGCATCCAGGAGAAGGGCTACATGAACTTCACCCGGTCCGACGGCACCAAGCAGCAGACCATCAACTGCTCGCCGATCTACACCTTCTCCGGTGACAAGAAGCCCGGTGACATCAACGGCCAGGGCGTCGGCGGCACGTGGTACGCCGTCGCGCCGAACGGAAAGCTGGTCGGAGCGCCGGGCCAGTAG
- a CDS encoding SAM-dependent methyltransferase, whose protein sequence is MERPAWAPRSIDISVPSVSRIYDHYLGGSHNFEVDREAARKAMAFMPGLPKISQANRAFMRRAVRYAADDGISQFLDIGSGIPTFGNVHEVAQAASPGARVVYVDHDPVAVAHSQAVLAGNADTGVVAADLRKPWEILSSPQVEQLLDLDRPVALLLVAVLHFVEDADDPYAAVAELGAALAPGSLLVLTHASYEGIPLPPERAEGALDVYKDIRNPLVMRSRDEIGRFFEGYDMVEPGLVPMPHWRPDTAPEDEDPWALSGFAGVGRAA, encoded by the coding sequence ATGGAGCGACCCGCCTGGGCCCCTCGGAGCATCGACATCTCGGTGCCCAGCGTCTCGCGGATCTACGACCACTACCTGGGCGGCTCGCACAACTTCGAGGTCGACCGGGAAGCGGCCCGCAAGGCCATGGCGTTCATGCCGGGACTTCCGAAGATCAGCCAGGCGAACCGGGCGTTCATGCGCCGAGCCGTGCGGTACGCGGCCGACGACGGCATCAGCCAGTTCCTCGACATCGGGTCAGGCATCCCCACCTTCGGCAACGTGCACGAGGTCGCCCAGGCGGCGAGCCCGGGAGCACGGGTGGTCTACGTCGACCACGACCCGGTGGCCGTCGCGCACAGCCAAGCGGTGCTGGCGGGCAACGCCGACACCGGCGTCGTGGCCGCCGACCTGCGCAAACCGTGGGAGATCCTCAGCAGCCCGCAGGTGGAGCAACTGCTCGACCTGGACCGGCCGGTGGCGCTGCTGCTGGTCGCCGTACTGCATTTCGTGGAGGACGCGGACGACCCGTACGCCGCGGTGGCCGAACTCGGTGCCGCGCTCGCGCCGGGCAGTCTGCTCGTGCTCACGCATGCCTCGTACGAGGGAATCCCGCTGCCACCGGAGCGTGCCGAGGGCGCGCTGGACGTGTACAAGGACATTCGCAATCCGCTGGTCATGCGCTCGCGTGACGAGATCGGGCGGTTCTTCGAAGGGTACGACATGGTGGAGCCCGGACTGGTGCCGATGCCGCACTGGCGGCCGGACACGGCGCCGGAGGACGAGGACCCCTGGGCCCTCTCCGGTTTCGCCGGCGTGGGACGCGCGGCGTGA
- a CDS encoding bestrophin-like domain, translating to MPEWLVLTLAMLAACAVVVVITLLRHRRAPEDEDPSETPDVIEYMTMWIGVVYAIVLGLAIAGVWEARSVAQDHVQAEAQALHEVSERVRVYPADVRDRIREDVNAYVGHVVTTEWKSMADGGGVTKRGDELLQKVRVDVTDYQPTSDFQAQAYQPLLDQIAAADQARNARAESTGATMPGVVWFGLLAGAVITIGMVFALQIRRTPRELVLAGLFSALIAFLLFLIWDFDAPYSRGVTASAEPFLRLFPGLGG from the coding sequence TTGCCGGAATGGCTTGTTCTCACCCTCGCGATGCTCGCCGCCTGTGCGGTGGTGGTCGTCATCACCCTCCTACGGCACCGCAGGGCGCCCGAGGACGAGGACCCCTCCGAGACCCCGGACGTCATCGAGTACATGACGATGTGGATCGGTGTCGTGTACGCCATCGTCCTGGGCCTGGCCATCGCCGGCGTCTGGGAGGCGCGCAGTGTCGCCCAGGACCACGTCCAGGCGGAGGCGCAGGCGCTCCACGAGGTCTCGGAGCGGGTGCGGGTCTACCCGGCCGACGTCCGTGACCGCATTCGGGAGGATGTCAACGCCTATGTCGGACACGTCGTCACCACCGAGTGGAAGTCGATGGCCGACGGCGGCGGGGTGACGAAGCGGGGCGACGAACTCCTCCAGAAGGTCCGGGTGGACGTCACCGACTACCAGCCGACGTCGGACTTCCAGGCGCAGGCGTATCAGCCGCTCCTGGACCAGATCGCCGCCGCGGACCAGGCACGCAACGCCCGGGCCGAGTCGACCGGGGCCACCATGCCCGGTGTGGTGTGGTTCGGGCTGCTGGCCGGGGCCGTCATCACCATCGGCATGGTGTTCGCGCTACAGATCCGGCGCACTCCCCGCGAACTGGTCCTGGCCGGGCTGTTCTCCGCGCTGATCGCCTTTCTGCTCTTCCTCATCTGGGACTTCGACGCGCCCTACAGCCGGGGGGTCACCGCGTCCGCCGAGCCGTTCCTCCGGCTGTTCCCCGGGCTCGGGGGCTGA
- a CDS encoding putative bifunctional diguanylate cyclase/phosphodiesterase, with product MTAEPDGPQDRLRRFATIWSRAVFPVTATSLTRPELEEQLLPLARRLREALLERGFDADTGKAVGAALVDAHCTDPEALSRSLDCVDAYLVLYCGEDGPPEDLRTRASRLQHAMAAGYAQALRERTLAEQEAIAQAALRAQGVVAQALHTSEARFRAVFEGAAIGIAIADLDGNVLQVNGALLRMFGGSEQTLRGRRVQDLTHPEDAPQLWKLYDELVRGEREHYHTEKAFSRPDGTVLWTNLTVSLLRDADGNPQYSLALMEDTTERRLLNLRLRYEATHDALTGLPNRTLFFERLEKALGATGEGQRFGLCYLDLDGFKTINDSLGHAAGDRLLVEVADRLQSCATAQGEMVARLGGDEFVALTTGPDTRGEVDELAARIMNALLAPVRIDGRELTVRGSIGIVEGPAGERSAAEVLRSADITMYRAKSAGGNRFELADAEADARAITRHGLTTALPAALDRGEFFIEYQPLVHLGDGSVRGAEALVRWLHPQHGVLGPDRFIPLAEHTGLIVPLGRWVLEESVRQVGEWRERGGDTDPLRINVNLSPCQLTHPGLVQDTVDILERAGVAPEALCLEVTESALIGADDDLLKPLRRLAEMGVDIALDDFGTGYSNLANLRRLPVSVLKLDRSFTQGMQQFPADPVDLKIVEGIVSLAHSLDLAVTVEGVETGAQAEQLRILGCDTAQGWYYARPGPPDRLHHLALVDATG from the coding sequence GTGACCGCGGAACCGGACGGGCCGCAGGACAGACTGCGGCGGTTCGCGACGATCTGGAGCCGGGCCGTGTTCCCGGTCACCGCGACGTCGCTGACCCGGCCCGAACTCGAGGAACAACTCCTGCCGCTGGCCCGGCGGTTGCGGGAGGCACTGCTGGAGCGCGGCTTCGACGCCGACACCGGCAAGGCGGTGGGGGCCGCCCTCGTCGACGCGCACTGCACCGACCCCGAGGCCCTCAGCCGTTCCCTCGACTGCGTCGACGCCTACCTGGTGCTCTACTGCGGCGAGGACGGCCCCCCGGAGGACCTGCGCACCCGCGCCTCACGGCTCCAGCACGCCATGGCGGCCGGGTACGCGCAGGCGCTGCGTGAGCGCACGCTCGCCGAACAGGAGGCCATCGCCCAGGCCGCGCTCCGCGCCCAGGGCGTGGTCGCGCAGGCGCTGCACACGAGCGAGGCCCGCTTCCGGGCGGTCTTCGAAGGCGCCGCGATAGGAATCGCCATCGCCGACCTGGACGGCAACGTCCTCCAGGTCAACGGCGCCCTGCTGCGCATGTTCGGCGGCTCCGAGCAGACCCTGAGGGGCCGCAGGGTGCAGGACCTGACCCATCCCGAGGACGCACCCCAGCTGTGGAAACTCTACGACGAGCTGGTCCGCGGCGAACGGGAGCACTACCACACGGAGAAGGCGTTCAGCCGCCCCGACGGAACGGTTCTGTGGACCAACCTGACGGTGTCCCTGCTGCGGGACGCCGACGGCAACCCGCAGTACTCGCTGGCCCTGATGGAGGACACCACCGAGCGCCGGCTGCTCAACCTCCGCCTGCGCTACGAGGCCACCCACGACGCGCTCACCGGCCTGCCCAACCGCACCCTGTTCTTCGAACGCCTGGAGAAGGCGCTCGGCGCGACGGGCGAGGGCCAGCGTTTCGGTCTGTGCTACCTCGACCTGGACGGCTTCAAGACCATCAACGACAGTCTCGGTCACGCGGCGGGCGACCGGCTGCTCGTCGAGGTCGCCGACCGGTTGCAGTCCTGCGCGACCGCGCAGGGCGAGATGGTCGCGCGCCTCGGCGGCGACGAGTTCGTGGCGCTGACCACCGGCCCCGACACCCGGGGTGAGGTCGACGAGCTCGCCGCGCGCATCATGAACGCCCTGCTCGCGCCGGTGCGCATCGACGGCCGGGAGCTGACCGTGCGCGGCAGCATCGGCATCGTCGAGGGCCCGGCGGGGGAGCGCAGCGCGGCCGAGGTGCTGCGCAGCGCCGACATCACCATGTACCGGGCCAAGTCGGCGGGCGGCAACCGCTTCGAGCTCGCCGACGCGGAGGCCGACGCCCGCGCGATCACCCGCCACGGTCTCACCACGGCGCTCCCGGCGGCCCTCGACCGCGGCGAGTTCTTCATCGAGTACCAGCCGCTCGTCCACCTCGGCGACGGCAGCGTGCGCGGCGCGGAGGCGCTGGTGCGCTGGCTGCACCCGCAGCACGGGGTACTCGGACCCGACCGCTTCATCCCGCTCGCCGAGCACACCGGGCTGATCGTGCCGCTGGGCCGCTGGGTCCTGGAGGAGTCGGTCCGCCAGGTCGGCGAGTGGCGGGAGAGGGGTGGCGACACCGACCCTCTGCGCATCAACGTCAACCTCTCCCCGTGCCAGCTCACCCATCCCGGTCTGGTGCAGGACACCGTCGACATCCTGGAACGCGCGGGCGTCGCACCGGAGGCCCTGTGCCTGGAGGTGACGGAGTCGGCGTTGATCGGCGCCGACGACGACCTGCTCAAGCCGCTGCGCCGGCTCGCCGAGATGGGCGTCGACATCGCCCTGGACGACTTCGGCACCGGCTACTCCAACCTGGCCAACCTGCGTCGCCTCCCGGTGAGCGTGCTCAAGCTGGACCGCTCCTTCACCCAGGGCATGCAGCAGTTCCCGGCGGACCCCGTCGACCTCAAGATCGTCGAGGGGATCGTCTCGCTCGCCCACAGCCTGGACCTCGCGGTCACGGTGGAGGGCGTGGAGACCGGCGCGCAGGCCGAGCAGCTGCGGATACTGGGCTGCGACACGGCCCAGGGCTGGTACTACGCCCGCCCGGGCCCGCCGGACAGGCTCCACCACCTGGCCCTGGTGGACGCGACGGGATGA
- a CDS encoding class F sortase produces MSAYELSEAAEEEERRRKRAPWGVIALVLLTGLALIRNGSGEFDIGPPQPASAAAADSRTAAGALGRTPAPLAFAVPDRVRIPAIRVDAPVMSVGLDADGWVGAPPPEDPNLAGWFTGGVSPGEKGTAVVVGHVDNTLGPAVFYGLGALKKGNRVEVSRMDGKTAVFEIYGIEVFEKNNFPGDRVYASKGAPELRVITCGGGFSKANGYDGNVVAFARLVEVH; encoded by the coding sequence ATGTCTGCGTACGAGCTGTCCGAGGCGGCGGAAGAAGAGGAGCGGCGGCGGAAGCGCGCCCCCTGGGGCGTGATAGCGCTTGTTCTGCTGACCGGTCTCGCGCTCATCCGCAACGGGTCGGGAGAGTTCGACATCGGGCCGCCGCAGCCCGCGTCGGCGGCGGCCGCGGACAGCCGCACCGCCGCCGGGGCCCTCGGGCGGACCCCGGCGCCGCTGGCGTTCGCCGTGCCCGACCGGGTGCGGATCCCCGCCATCCGGGTGGACGCGCCGGTCATGTCGGTCGGCCTGGACGCCGACGGCTGGGTGGGCGCGCCGCCGCCGGAGGACCCGAATCTGGCCGGCTGGTTCACCGGTGGCGTCTCGCCCGGTGAGAAGGGCACCGCGGTCGTCGTCGGCCATGTCGACAACACGCTCGGGCCGGCCGTCTTCTACGGTCTCGGGGCCCTGAAGAAGGGAAACCGCGTCGAGGTGTCGCGGATGGACGGAAAGACCGCGGTGTTCGAGATCTACGGCATCGAGGTGTTCGAGAAGAACAACTTTCCCGGCGACCGCGTCTACGCCTCGAAGGGGGCTCCCGAATTGCGGGTCATCACCTGCGGCGGCGGTTTCTCGAAGGCGAACGGGTACGACGGCAACGTCGTCGCCTTCGCCCGCCTGGTCGAGGTCCACTGA
- a CDS encoding polysaccharide deacetylase family protein has translation MKNDQLITRRRVLLAGAAAAGALGTAGVFLWGEDGKPPGAAAPAAGATAHRLPLKPTAYRLQPLTGYGPPQAAPGRTPVRHEPLLRMTGRGRTMVLTFDDGPDPRYTPGILDTLAHYDVRAMFFVCGEMAADNQELLGRMADEGHIVGNHTWSHPLLTRLTRRRIRSEMTRTSDVIEEGYGERPRWFRAPYGAWNRAAFQIGAELGMEPMAWTVDTLDWTTPGTRTIVGRVEKGAAPGVVVLSHDAGGDRSQSVRALRAYLPQLLDSGYHLTVPRRPYA, from the coding sequence ATGAAGAACGATCAGTTGATCACACGGCGACGGGTGTTGCTCGCCGGCGCCGCGGCCGCCGGAGCACTCGGCACGGCCGGAGTGTTCCTGTGGGGCGAGGACGGGAAACCGCCCGGCGCGGCCGCCCCCGCCGCGGGCGCAACGGCGCACCGCCTGCCGCTGAAGCCCACCGCCTACCGCCTTCAGCCACTGACCGGCTACGGCCCCCCGCAGGCCGCCCCGGGCCGCACCCCGGTACGCCACGAACCGCTGCTGAGGATGACCGGCCGCGGCCGCACCATGGTGCTGACCTTCGACGACGGACCCGACCCCCGCTACACCCCCGGCATCCTCGACACACTGGCCCACTACGACGTGCGCGCGATGTTCTTCGTATGCGGCGAGATGGCCGCGGACAACCAGGAACTGCTGGGACGGATGGCCGACGAGGGCCACATCGTCGGCAACCACACCTGGTCCCACCCCCTGCTGACCCGCCTCACCCGCCGCCGGATCCGCTCCGAGATGACCCGCACCAGCGATGTCATCGAGGAGGGCTACGGGGAGCGGCCCCGCTGGTTCCGCGCCCCGTACGGGGCCTGGAACCGCGCCGCCTTCCAGATCGGCGCCGAACTGGGCATGGAGCCGATGGCCTGGACCGTCGACACCCTCGACTGGACCACCCCAGGCACCCGCACCATCGTCGGCCGGGTCGAGAAAGGGGCCGCCCCCGGAGTCGTGGTGCTCTCGCACGACGCCGGGGGCGACCGCTCGCAGAGCGTGCGGGCCCTGCGCGCGTATCTGCCGCAACTCCTGGACTCCGGCTATCACCTCACCGTCCCGCGCCGGCCGTACGCCTGA